One [Clostridium] saccharolyticum WM1 DNA segment encodes these proteins:
- a CDS encoding cytidylate kinase-like family protein, translating into MDKVITISREFGSGGRELGMKLAERLNLPFYDKELISMSAEESGLAEEAFLHYDEHISIQQEPFKQRLYTPFSMLYEVSMSDQIFLTQSRVIRKLAEQGPCVIVGRCADRVLENSINLFVYAKMENRIKRMNSLETGVSPERMEERIREIDKKRKDYYQYYTGCEWGKAQNYHLCLESSLTGVEGCFNAALAYLQCYI; encoded by the coding sequence TTGGATAAGGTGATTACAATTAGCCGGGAGTTTGGAAGCGGCGGACGAGAGCTGGGCATGAAGCTCGCTGAAAGGCTGAATCTTCCGTTTTATGATAAGGAACTGATTTCAATGTCTGCGGAAGAAAGTGGTTTGGCGGAAGAGGCATTTCTGCATTATGATGAACACATCTCCATTCAGCAGGAACCTTTTAAACAGCGGCTTTATACTCCATTCTCTATGCTTTATGAGGTTTCCATGTCAGATCAGATATTTCTGACCCAGTCCCGGGTGATTCGGAAGCTGGCTGAACAGGGGCCCTGTGTTATTGTCGGGCGCTGTGCGGACAGGGTACTTGAGAACAGCATTAATTTATTTGTATATGCCAAAATGGAAAACCGGATCAAACGAATGAATTCTCTAGAAACAGGCGTAAGTCCTGAACGGATGGAGGAGAGGATACGGGAAATAGATAAAAAAAGAAAAGACTATTATCAGTATTATACCGGATGCGAATGGGGAAAGGCGCAGAATTACCACCTCTGCCTGGAAAGCAGTCTGACAGGGGTGGAAGGCTGCTTTAATGCTGCCCTTGCTTATTTGCAATGCTATATTTAA
- a CDS encoding RNA polymerase sigma factor, with protein sequence MLFMGLMSLGRPDDYGRMSDEELLGRVAVGDQEAFRQLYQNTDRTIYSFILSIVRHPQDAEEIMQEVYLKIWTSASGYKSQGKPLAWMFTIARNLCYMKFREQKHDSDVTLEDLTGAETGEVCPEIEMAADKMVLLAALQILKEEEREIVLLHTSGGMKHREIAASLKIPLATALSRYNRAMKKLENYLREE encoded by the coding sequence ATGTTGTTTATGGGATTGATGAGCCTTGGCAGGCCTGATGATTACGGCCGTATGAGCGATGAAGAGCTTCTTGGAAGAGTTGCGGTTGGGGATCAGGAGGCCTTTCGGCAGCTATATCAGAATACGGACCGGACAATATACAGTTTTATTCTGTCCATTGTAAGGCACCCCCAGGATGCAGAGGAGATTATGCAGGAGGTATATCTTAAGATATGGACTTCTGCGTCGGGCTATAAATCCCAGGGAAAGCCTTTGGCATGGATGTTTACCATTGCACGGAATTTATGCTATATGAAATTCCGGGAACAAAAACATGATTCGGATGTTACGCTGGAGGATTTAACCGGGGCAGAAACAGGAGAAGTCTGCCCGGAAATTGAAATGGCGGCTGATAAGATGGTGCTTCTTGCCGCTTTGCAGATTCTTAAGGAAGAGGAAAGGGAGATCGTTCTCCTTCATACCTCGGGAGGCATGAAACACAGAGAGATTGCCGCCAGCCTTAAGATTCCTTTGGCTACAGCCCTTTCCAGATATAACCGTGCCATGAAGAAATTGGAAAATTACTTGAGAGAGGAGTAG
- a CDS encoding L,D-transpeptidase family protein, with product MMKWAGKGYRCLIAAALVMAMAVSSNVTGYAEPISGPGAAIAAGNSASVNNVTIYVSKRTKTLSLKQNGVLIAEYPVSLGASSSEGNKKVEGDMRTPSGEFYVCTRNDKSVAYLALGLSYPAIKDAERGYADGIITQAQKDEIVKANLEGKQPPWDTPLGGAIEIHGCRVPEGTTHGCVAVDNSAMDVLWNYCNLGVPVTIGP from the coding sequence ATGATGAAATGGGCAGGAAAAGGATATCGATGTCTGATTGCAGCCGCACTGGTCATGGCAATGGCGGTATCTTCCAACGTTACAGGATATGCAGAGCCTATATCCGGTCCGGGCGCTGCCATAGCCGCCGGCAATTCCGCTTCCGTGAATAATGTGACCATATATGTGAGCAAGAGAACAAAAACGCTTTCATTAAAGCAGAATGGAGTTCTGATTGCAGAATACCCGGTTTCTTTGGGCGCCTCTTCTTCAGAAGGAAATAAAAAGGTAGAGGGCGATATGAGGACCCCAAGCGGAGAGTTCTATGTTTGCACCAGAAATGATAAAAGTGTAGCCTACCTGGCCTTGGGCTTATCTTACCCAGCCATTAAGGATGCGGAAAGAGGATATGCAGACGGTATTATTACCCAGGCCCAGAAGGATGAAATTGTGAAAGCCAATTTAGAGGGCAAGCAGCCCCCATGGGATACGCCTCTTGGAGGCGCCATTGAAATTCATGGCTGCAGGGTTCCGGAAGGCACTACCCATGGCTGCGTTGCAGTGGATAACAGTGCCATGGACGTCTTATGGAATTACTGCAACTTAGGCGTACCGGTTACCATAGGACCTTAA
- a CDS encoding cation diffusion facilitator family transporter, giving the protein MTEFLIRRFVKDYENTEDTQVRTRYGLMASIVGICCNVVLFCAKLFTGMLINSVSVMADAFNNLSDAASSIVGFVGVKMAGKPADEDHPFGHGRVEYISAFIVAFLVIQVGFSFLKSSIEKIIHPEEMTFQAVSVAILLLSVCVKLWMALFNNHLGKRIHSAVLKATAADSLGDVITTSATILSILVYGIWRLNIDGIIGIAVSVIVMWAGVKIAKDTLTPLIGEPIDPKLYDEITEFVESYDGIKGSHDLIVHNYGPSRSMASIHAEVPNDVNIEVSHEIIDAIEREAVKKFGIFLVIHMDPVETKDSRVMEFGCMLENVLQEIDSRISFHDFRMVEGSNQINLIFDLVVPREYDKKKTDWLKEEVTKKVTEIDKRCCLVITAESGFGVEK; this is encoded by the coding sequence ATGACAGAATTTTTAATTCGGAGATTTGTAAAAGATTATGAAAATACAGAAGATACCCAGGTGCGGACCCGTTACGGTTTAATGGCAAGCATTGTGGGAATCTGCTGCAATGTGGTGCTGTTTTGCGCCAAGCTTTTTACAGGAATGCTGATTAACAGTGTCTCTGTCATGGCAGATGCCTTTAATAATCTTTCTGATGCCGCTTCTTCCATTGTGGGGTTTGTAGGGGTGAAAATGGCAGGAAAGCCGGCGGATGAAGACCATCCCTTCGGCCATGGAAGAGTGGAGTACATTTCCGCCTTTATCGTAGCCTTTTTGGTCATTCAGGTTGGCTTTTCCTTCTTAAAGTCCTCCATAGAGAAAATCATTCATCCGGAAGAGATGACTTTTCAGGCGGTGTCTGTGGCAATTTTACTGCTTTCGGTTTGTGTAAAGCTTTGGATGGCTTTATTTAACAATCACCTGGGAAAACGGATACACTCTGCGGTTTTAAAGGCCACAGCGGCAGATTCTTTAGGAGACGTGATCACGACTTCCGCTACCATTCTGTCGATCCTGGTTTACGGCATCTGGAGGCTTAACATTGACGGAATCATAGGAATTGCGGTCTCTGTCATTGTTATGTGGGCAGGAGTAAAAATTGCTAAGGATACGTTAACGCCCCTGATCGGAGAGCCCATTGATCCGAAGCTCTATGATGAGATCACGGAATTTGTGGAAAGCTACGACGGGATCAAGGGGAGTCACGATCTGATCGTTCACAATTACGGTCCCTCCAGAAGCATGGCTTCCATTCATGCGGAAGTGCCGAACGATGTTAATATCGAAGTGTCCCATGAGATTATTGATGCCATTGAAAGGGAAGCAGTAAAAAAGTTTGGTATCTTTCTGGTAATCCATATGGATCCGGTGGAGACAAAGGATTCCAGGGTCATGGAATTTGGATGCATGCTGGAAAATGTTCTGCAGGAAATTGACTCCAGGATTTCGTTCCACGACTTTCGAATGGTGGAAGGAAGCAACCAGATCAACCTGATTTTTGATCTGGTGGTACCCAGGGAATATGATAAGAAAAAGACGGATTGGCTAAAGGAAGAAGTCACGAAAAAGGTAACTGAAATAGACAAGCGGTGCTGTCTGGTCATAACGGCGGAAAGCGGTTTTGGGGTGGAAAAATAA
- the truA gene encoding tRNA pseudouridine(38-40) synthase TruA: MIKNYRMVLEYDGSRYDGWQKQGNTEQTIQGKIEQVLERMTGQAVEVHGSGRTDAGVHALAQVANFHMDGKMASKEIQEYLNQYLPEDIRVITLEPAKERFHSRLNAQEKTYLYRIEMGERKQVFERKYIYGLYKSLNVEAMERASAYLTGEHDFKSFCSNRKMKKSTVRVLKEIEFEQQGSRLLIRYTGNGFLYNMVRIITGTLIEVGLGQRKAEDMKGILEAKDRNQAGFTAPPEGLFLEQVRYNV; encoded by the coding sequence ATGATAAAAAATTATCGAATGGTTCTGGAATATGACGGAAGCCGTTATGATGGCTGGCAGAAGCAGGGAAATACGGAACAGACCATACAGGGAAAAATAGAACAGGTTTTAGAGCGTATGACCGGACAGGCAGTGGAAGTCCACGGCTCGGGACGTACGGATGCAGGTGTTCATGCACTGGCTCAGGTGGCTAATTTTCACATGGATGGAAAGATGGCCAGCAAGGAAATACAGGAGTATTTAAACCAGTACCTTCCGGAGGATATCCGTGTCATTACATTGGAACCTGCCAAAGAACGCTTTCACAGCCGCTTAAATGCCCAGGAAAAAACGTATCTGTACCGGATCGAGATGGGGGAAAGGAAGCAGGTGTTTGAAAGAAAATATATTTACGGTTTGTATAAGTCTCTTAATGTAGAAGCCATGGAACGGGCCTCCGCCTATCTCACGGGAGAACATGATTTTAAAAGCTTCTGTTCCAACCGGAAAATGAAAAAATCCACAGTCAGGGTTTTAAAAGAAATTGAATTCGAACAACAGGGCAGCCGGCTTCTGATACGGTATACGGGAAACGGCTTTTTATATAATATGGTCAGGATTATAACGGGTACGCTGATTGAGGTTGGATTAGGACAGCGTAAGGCGGAGGACATGAAAGGAATTCTGGAGGCAAAGGACCGGAATCAAGCAGGGTTTACAGCACCGCCGGAAGGACTTTTTCTTGAACAGGTCCGTTATAACGTGTGA
- a CDS encoding VanZ family protein — MKKKRIWTAVTLLYVLFIFSNSMKPAEVSSADSGWVLRMAQESFVSMGISTGWLTEHFIRKTGHFSEYTLLGILLYGCVGAYGFPKERKYFIRLTAGFMVPFVDETIQLMVRGRSGQISDVWLDCGGVAFGLFAAALLSRYIRTEYKHDKKLSNGSGI; from the coding sequence ATGAAAAAGAAACGGATCTGGACAGCAGTGACCCTGCTTTATGTCCTGTTCATATTTTCCAATTCCATGAAGCCGGCAGAGGTCTCATCGGCAGACAGCGGCTGGGTGCTTCGTATGGCTCAGGAATCATTTGTGTCCATGGGGATCAGCACCGGATGGCTGACGGAGCATTTCATCCGAAAAACAGGACATTTTTCAGAATACACCTTATTGGGGATTTTGCTGTACGGATGCGTAGGGGCTTATGGATTCCCGAAAGAAAGAAAATATTTTATCCGGTTGACAGCAGGATTTATGGTGCCTTTTGTGGATGAAACCATTCAGTTAATGGTGAGAGGACGTTCGGGGCAGATCTCTGATGTGTGGCTGGATTGCGGGGGAGTGGCTTTTGGACTTTTTGCTGCCGCTTTATTGTCCCGGTATATTAGAACGGAGTATAAGCATGATAAAAAATTATCGAATGGTTCTGGAATATGA